Part of the Synechococcus sp. HK01-R genome is shown below.
CTTTTCAAGGCAAAGCTCTTCTTTTTGGATTTTCTTGTTCGGTTTCGGTTTATGCCTCCGTTGATTACCTGCGCTTTTATTTTTAAGGTTGAACCTCCTTCTCAATTGGTTATTCAAATGCAACGATATGGCTGGGTCTTCCCACAATTGCCTAAAAACCCTTATATTAACTGAGTCATGTGCGGTATTGCTGGCTTTAGCCTTTTTGAATCTGTAGAGTATCCCTCTTCTGGTTGGTATAATCATTATTTTGCTCGACTGTCTCACCGAGGGCCAGATGGTCACGGTTATTATCAAGATTTTGCGTCCAATATTGGCCTAGTCCACACGCGTCTCTCTATTCTTGACCCTTCGGAAAATGGGCGCCAACCGATGCGCAGTCTAGATAATGACGTTGTTGTTACTTTCAATGGTGAGATTTATAATTTTTCTGCATTAAAGAAAGGCTTGGAAAGTCAGGGTTTCCTGTTCAAAGGATCATCTGATACCGAAGTTCTTCTTGCTTCTTATCTTGCTTGTCGTAATTCATTTGATGGTTCTTTTGATACACAGGCTTTCTCTGATTTCTTGAATCGCCTCAATGGTATTTTCGCTTTTGCGATTTGGGACAAGCGTTTTGATTCTCTTATATTAGCTCGCGACGCTTTTGGAGTCAAGCCTCTTTATTTTCAGGAATCGAGAGATGGTTTCTTTTTTGCTAGTGAGATCAAGTGTCTTGATACAGCGTATAGTGATGTTGATGTTGTTGCGCTTGAGCGTTATCTTACGTTTCTATGGAATCCAGGCCCAAGTACACCTGTTCGTCAGGTCGCTAAACTAGAGCCTGGCAACGCTATGGTCATTTCCCGGGGATTGATTCAAGAATACTTTTCTTGGTATCGGTTGTCATTTTTTAATCCCCTGCTGAATTCAACATCTATTCCTGATAAGGCCGAAGCTATTCACGGTTCTAGATCTTTCCTCCGTCAGGCCGTCCATCGCCAAATGGTCTCTGATGTGCCAGTGGGTGCCTTCCTTTCAGGTGGTCTCGATTCAAGCAGTGTCGTTGCTTTTGCGCAGGAAATTAATTCTGATCTTCAGTGTTTCACGATTAATGTACGAAGCGATTCGAGTGAAGGTTTTTCTGATGACCTTCCTTATGCACAAAAAGTTGCACGTCACCTCGGTGTACCTCTGAACGTCGTTGATGTTGACGCTGCGCGTATGGCACATGGTCTTGAGGATATGGTTTATCAACTCGATGAGCCACTTGCCGACCCTGCTTCTTTAAACGTCTTACTGATCAGTCAGCTTGCTCGTGATCATGGTATAAAAGTCCTCCTATCTGGTGCAGGAGGTGATGATATCTTTACTGGATATCGTCGACACTTCGCCTTGCAATCCGAACGTTATTGGCGTTGGTTGCCACGACCTCTACGGATTCAGTTGCGCAATCTTTCTGCCCGACTACCCGTAACCTATTCCTCGTTTAGACGTCTTCGAAAAGCCTTTTCGGGTGCTCATCTAAATGGTGATCAGCGTCTCGTTCATTATTTTCGCTGGATTGATCGAGCCGATCTTCATGACTTGTTCACCCCTGCTTTCCGCCACGCCTTGGGTTCGACAATTGCTGAAGATCCAATGTTGGCATACTTAGCAGAGCTTCCATCAGAAACAGATCCACTTCATCGTATGTTGGCTCTCGAGCAACGTTTTTTTCTCTCTGATCATAACCTTAATTATACCGACAAAATGTCCATGGCAGCTGGTGTCGAAGTGCGTGTTCCTTTCTTGGATCGTGATTTGGTCGAGTTTTCTTCCCGCATTTCACCTCATTTTAAGCAGCGCGGTGGCCAGAGCAAATGGGTCCTTAAGAAAGCGATGGAACCCATTTTGCCTTATGATGTGATTTATCGTCCCAAAAGCGGTTTTGGTGCACCTTTGCGCTCCTGGTTGCGTTATGAACTCAAGGATTGGTTGTTCGACAATTTATCAACGGATCGATTGCGCCGCCGTGGTTTGTTCGATCCTCAGGCTGTTCACGGTTTAATTTCTTCTAATAGTGAGGGTGATGTTGATGCGAGTTACACCCTCTTGTCTCTTGCCTGCATTGAAGTCTGGTGTCGCCGTTTTATCGACCAACCCGCTCTGAATCTCTCTTCACATTCTTAGGAGTTTGGACCCTCTACAACTGGAGGAATGCCTGGCGGTTGCAGGGAGAGGCAGGGCTGATTCAAAGTCTGTCCCAGGCTCTCTTGCCGGGGCTGTTAACATGGGTTGAGTTCGGCGGAATCGCCTCCTCTATATGCTCGAAAGCGCACCCGCCGCAACCGATCTCGACCTGATCAGCTAATCGAGGTCGACCCCCCTATGCGCGGATGCGGCGCGGGGTTCGGTTTCCAGCCTGGTATCTGCTGCTGGTGGCCGTTTTCGGAATCCTGAGTGGCTGCCAGAGCTTGCGGGATCTGCAGCGCTTTGCCATTCACCACCACGCCGTGCTCACCGAGGCGCCTGGCGTGGAGCTGCGGCTGCCGCCATCGGATTCCTCGTTTCGTTACTTCTTCCACTAGGTGGACGTGGCGGCGCTCTGCGCGGCGATCCGTGACTGGACGATTGCCCAGATCCCAGACGAAGCAGCGGATCTCGATCAGCTGGTCTGTGACGGTTAGACCTTGAGAGGCTCGATTCAGCCCACAGCCGGTGGTGGAACGGCGTTCATTGCCCAGGTCACGCTGTACTCCGCCGCTCTGGGCGTGGCGATCAGCCAGGCTTGCTACGCCACCGGCGAAAGCCACGAGCGGGCGGTGCTGCGCCAACTGCTCGGCGAGCTCGATCTTGAGGGTGTGCTGATCCAGGCGGATGCGCTCCATACCCAGCGACCGTTTTTCGGCAGCTCTAGGAGCAGGGAGCCGACTTCCTCCTGACCGTGTAGCCGAAGGCTTCTCCGAAGGAGTGAGCCATCCAGAAGACGCTGCACCGCCAGATCCGCAGCCAGTTCCAGGGCAAGCGCAGAATCCCTTTCGTGGCAACGGATCACGAGGTTGGCCATGGCCGCGATATCACCTGGACGCTGCGCGCCAAGCAGGCTCTCGAGCACATCAGCGAGGCCTGGATCGGCACCAGCTGGACCGTGGAAGTCACCGAGCCAGCGGCACCCGTGACGGCAAGGCCTTTCACGCCACCCACGTGTTCCTGACGAGCCTGCGCACCACGCCAGAAGCGCTGCTGCAACTGGCGCGACCGCTGGAGCATTGAGGCCTGGCACTGGATCCGTGACAACCAGCTCCATGAGGATGCCCACCGCTACCGGGGCAATGGCGCTGGAGTGATGGCCACCCTGCGCACGGCAGCGATGAACCTGCTGAGGCTGGCTGGCTTCCGCTCGATCCGGACTGGCTTACAGGCAGTGATGCACGACATCACGGCATTGCGTGCAAGGTAGCGCACCCCTCTGAGTGGTGTAACTCAGGTGGTCCTATGACCCTTTCCGGAGGGTGAACAGGTGCAATCAGAAGATGACTGCCCGGGACTGATTGTTCAGCTCCGTTCATCCACTTTGAACCCTGATCGCTGAATGTGCAACTCAACGATCGTGGAGTTCTGTATGGAATCTGCAAGATGCTGATGTGATTCAGTTGATGGCTGCAACCGTCTGATCTGCCGCATCACCATCGGTGAGCTCCAGCGGCTCTTCTGGCTCTGGAATCTTGGCCATGGTGGCCTCAGAGAAGAAGCGACGACGCTCCAGCTGCCATTCCTCCTGTTGCTCCAGATCTTGCGCCAGTGCGTCTGCGGGAAGTGCAGGAAGGCCAGGACGTCGTCTCTGGCAGCCTCCATCACCGGCACAGCGGAGGGGAACTGCTTTCGCAGCATCTCAGTGACCCGCTGCCAGTGGGCGCGGACCTGATCGGGTGCCTGTATCACGAACACCGCTTTCATTGCAGCAGCCACCATGTCCTGACCCGCCTTGGGCACGTGGGAGAGCAGGTTGCGCAGGAAGTGCACCCGGCAGCGCTGCCAGCAGCAGCCCTGGAACATGCGTTTGATCGCCGCGGTCAGCCCCAGGTGGGCATCGGAGATCACCAGGCGGGTGCCATTGAGTCCTCGCTCCTTGAGGCTGCCCAGGAACTGGCGCCAGAAGCCCTCCGCCTCGCTGTCGCCCACGGCGATCCCGAGCACCTCGCGGTAGCCGAGGGCATTGATGCCGATCGCCACCACAACGGCCCGCGACACCACCTGCAGGTTGCGGCCGAGCCGGCCAGGGAGATAGGTGGCATCGAGGTAGACGTACGGAAAACGGGCATGGTCCAGCGGCCGGCCCAGGAAGGCCTTGACCTGCTCGTCCAGGCCAGCGCAGATGCGGCTCACCTCGGATTTGGAGATGCCGCTGGCACCGCCCAGCGCCTCCACCAGAGCGTCGACCTTGCGGGTAGAGATTCCACCGGTGTAGGCCTCCATCACCACGGCGTAGAGGGCCTTGTCGACCCTCCGGCGTGGCTCAAGCCAGTTGGGGAAGACGCTGCCCTGGCGCAGCTTTGGGATGGCGAGGGTGAGGTCGCCCACCTGGGTGGTAAGCACCCGCTCGCGGTAGCCGCTGCGGTGCGTGGCGCGTTCATCAGGCCGGCGCTCGTGCAGCTGCGCACCGATGGCAGCTGAGACCTCGGCCTCCAGCAGATCCTGGAAGCCCCGCCGCACGATCTCCGGGATCAGGTCGCAAGCGGTGGTGCCCTCCATGAGCAGAGCCAGCTCGGAGGCGCCACTATGGGTGAGGGTCATGGTCTGTGTTCGGTTTGGTGGTACTGCTCCGAACAGGGTCACAGACCTGCCCACCCATTGCTACATCACAGACGTGAGTGAGGCGAGCCGTCAGCCCCGGCTACGCCGGGGCTGATGCCCCCGAGTTACACCACTTGCTGGGACGCTGCTGCTGGCAATGGCGCGGCGGCAGCCGGAATCCACTCCTGGCTGAACTTTTAATCAGCCCTGGCCGAGAAGCAGCAGTTCATCGATGACCAGCGTCAAAGAAATGCCGTTGAAGGCAAGATCGCACAAGGAAAGCGGCGCTTTGGACTGGGCCTGATTCGTGATAAGCTCCCTGCAACAAGGGTTTAACCATTGCACTGAATGTTCTGGTGATGAACCTAGAGAAGCTACTGGAGCTTCTTTTTGTCTTTTTTGCGTACTGGCTCCAGCTTCTCTTCGGCAATGAACCAGAGAAGGGTTCACGTTTCGCGTATCTGAGTAATCAGGCGGCCCCCGCATGAACTACAAGGCTCCAGGCTATTCGTGCTCAGATCTTTGATGGGTTGGGCGTGGGTTCACTTTCTCAGGAAGCCCTACTTGGACCTTTGCATGCCTCATTGTCTCAGTCAGATCCGTTGGTGTCACTGCGATCTCGTCTGATTTAGGGGCGTTTTTGGAAAGCCGCGATAGGCTCTATGTGAAACAGCTTCACTGGAGGCAAAATTCCACAAGAGGCCTACGATATAACCGAATCCTGTTCCTTTCGCCCGGCGCTCACCGTGTTAGCTGCTAGAACTGTCCAATAAAAGCCATCAACCTCACTAAGCCTTTTACAACTGTATGATTTATTTCTTTTTTAAGGCAATCTGCGACCGCATCATTGCTTTAATTGCTTTACTCCTTCTTGCTCCGATGCTGCTAGCAGTGGCTCTACTGGTGCTTGTGAATCTGGGATCGCCTGTTTTGTTCCACCAGCAGCGAATCGGTTACCGCGGCAAGGCCTTCTGGTTAGTAAAGTTTCGGTCAATGACTGATGATCGTGATTCATCGGGAGCTCTTTTAGCAGATACCTATCGTCTTAAACCTTTTGGCTGCTGGTTGCGTTCTACCTCACTGGATGAATTGCCAGAGCTTTGGAATGTACTCAAGGGCGAAATGAGTCTGGTGGGGCCTAGGCCACTGCTAATGCGATACCTGCCCTTTTTTAGCGAAAGAGAACTATCTCGATTCAAAGTTCTTCCTGGGATGACTGGGTATGCTCAAGTTCAGGGCAGAAATTTGTGTGGGTGGGATCAGCGTTTGGCAGCAGATGTCAAATATGCAGTTGGTTATAACTTGTGGATTGATTTGCGTATTTTACTGAAAACAGCTTTCGTGGTCACTCGGGGCCATGGCGTCTTAGTAGACCCAAGTCTCTCCATGAAAGATTTGGATACAGAGAGAGCTCATTCTCTTCATGTTAAACAAGTGCCTAGTAGTAAAATAATCAGTGCTGGAAAGCTGATTCAGTCAGAAATTTCAGATGAAATTAAAGATGCGACGATTTTGTCAGCAGTCAACTTCCCTTTTTTTCTTAAACAGGTGCTGCTCAAAGAGTCGAAGTTGATGGGTGTTTTTAGGGGGCAAGAGATGCTTGCCGCTATTTGCTATATTGTACATGATGCATTTTTTCATGTCAATTACTTTGCCGTCTTGCATTCTGAGAGATCAAAAGGTATCGGGAAAAAACTGATCAACTATCTAAAGTTTCTTTCTGGTGGTCTTGCTGTAACCCTGCACGTTGATTCAAGAAACCATGACGCAATACGATTCTATTCTCGCAATGGATTTAGGGAAGTAAGCAGGCAGTCAACTTGCATTTTGAGCGCACATGGGTCTGGCCGTAATTCATTGGAAGATTATATTCAAATAATTAATTCCGAGCAGTATAAAGTTTACGGAATTTCTCATTCAATTATAGACGGAATCAAAGTGGGAATTATTGATGGTAGATTCGTGAATCTGCCTTCTGATGCGCCTCCGCGTGTTTTAGAAAAATGCCTCATGTTACCCGATTATCTTAAAATTAGATGTCCTGTTTCAATATTTAAATCTCTTTTAAATGAAAGGCCTGCTTTTGTGAACGTATGCGCTACATATGATATTATTCTAATGCAATGGACTCCATTTGCGGGCTCGTAATTGTTCCATTAGGGGCTTCTGACATCACTCTGCCTGCGTTAAATTCTTGCTTAAGAGGCTGATGAAAAGCTAGTCAGTTTCGAGAGAATCGAACAATTGCAGTGAGTGTATGCGCGGCCTGCAGGTGTGTACCGGTCCCCCTGGCTGCCCAACACATCTGCGAGACCACTTGTTAGTGAACGGGTCTCACTTGATTAGGGAGACTCTGGAAAACCAGGGCCATTCGCGGGACAATGTCCCTGTGATCGCAGGCCAAGACTGGGTTGATGGGCGGCAAACAGCTCGGCTTCTTGGATTACGAGCTCACCACGGCCAAGAAGCAGACTAAACGGGAGAAGTTTCTCTCTGAGATGGAGGTCGTTGTGCCATGGCAGGCGCTGATCGACTTGATCGAGCCCCACTACCCAAAGACGAGCAAGAAAGGCGGTAGGCCTCCCTATCCGTTGGCCACCATGCTGCGGATCCACCTGTTGCAGCAGTGGTATTCCCTCAGCGATCCGGCCATGGAAGAGGCCCTGATCGAGGTGCCCACCATGCGCCGCTTTGCCGGCATCGAGTTGATCAGCGACCGGATCCCTGATGAGACGACGATCCTGACCTTCCGCCACCTGCTGGAGAAGCACGATCTGGGCCAGCAGATCTTTGAGACGGTCAAAGCCCATCTCAGCACAAGGGGCATGACGATGCGCCAAGGCACGATCGTCGATGCCACCTTGATCGCGGCACCCAGTTCCACCAAGAATAAAGAAGGGAAGCGCGATCCCGAGATGCACCAGACCAAGAAGGGAAACCAGTGGTATTTCGGGATGAAAGTCCATATCGGCGTCGACAAGGACTCCGGCCTGATCCATTCAGTCGTCGCCACAGCCGCCAACGTGCACGACCTCACCCCACGGCTGAGCTGTTGCATGGCGATGAGGAGGTCGTCTACGGCGACGCCGGCTACCAGGGCATCACTAAACGACCTGAAATGGCGGGCCATTCAGCAGTGTTTCGGGTGGCGATGCGACCAGGCAAACGCCGAGCGCTACCTTACACTCCAGAAGGAAGGCTTGAGGATCTGATCGAGGCTGCAAAGGCACACGTCCGCGCCAAGGTTGAGCACCCATTCAGGGTGATCAAACAACAGTTCGGCTTTCAAAAGACCCGACTGCGTGGCCTGGCCAAGAATCGATGCAAGATTAATGTGATGGCCGCACTGACCAATCTGTTTCTCGCTCGTGGCCATCTACTGGCTGCAGCATGAACACAGAACTGGTGTGGCTGTTGGGATGAACAGGGTGCCAAAAAAGAAGGCAAAGAGCCCGTAATCAGCTATCCAGGAGCTGATTCAAGTCTCAATGCAACACAAAGGCCACGTCAGACAACTTTTGGCGGCCCCGCGCCGCTCAAACCGGCGTTGCCCAGAGCTTCCCTAGCGTCAACCTGACGTTGTCTGGATCAATGAACCGCCAGATGACGCAACCGCAGAGCAAGAGTTACTATTTCAACAGGTCGCCTGAAGAGGCGCCGACAGCGACATCTTTCCTGAAATTCACCGCAATCCCACTGACCACTCCATGCCAAGAGCCACAGCAAGCATGCCTGTGACACACTTTGAATCAACCTTGGAGTCTGATCCGCGAGAAGCTTGCTTTTACCCAGGTT
Proteins encoded:
- the asnB gene encoding asparagine synthase (glutamine-hydrolyzing), producing the protein MCGIAGFSLFESVEYPSSGWYNHYFARLSHRGPDGHGYYQDFASNIGLVHTRLSILDPSENGRQPMRSLDNDVVVTFNGEIYNFSALKKGLESQGFLFKGSSDTEVLLASYLACRNSFDGSFDTQAFSDFLNRLNGIFAFAIWDKRFDSLILARDAFGVKPLYFQESRDGFFFASEIKCLDTAYSDVDVVALERYLTFLWNPGPSTPVRQVAKLEPGNAMVISRGLIQEYFSWYRLSFFNPLLNSTSIPDKAEAIHGSRSFLRQAVHRQMVSDVPVGAFLSGGLDSSSVVAFAQEINSDLQCFTINVRSDSSEGFSDDLPYAQKVARHLGVPLNVVDVDAARMAHGLEDMVYQLDEPLADPASLNVLLISQLARDHGIKVLLSGAGGDDIFTGYRRHFALQSERYWRWLPRPLRIQLRNLSARLPVTYSSFRRLRKAFSGAHLNGDQRLVHYFRWIDRADLHDLFTPAFRHALGSTIAEDPMLAYLAELPSETDPLHRMLALEQRFFLSDHNLNYTDKMSMAAGVEVRVPFLDRDLVEFSSRISPHFKQRGGQSKWVLKKAMEPILPYDVIYRPKSGFGAPLRSWLRYELKDWLFDNLSTDRLRRRGLFDPQAVHGLISSNSEGDVDASYTLLSLACIEVWCRRFIDQPALNLSSHS
- a CDS encoding transposase family protein, yielding MRRGVRFPAWYLLLVAVFGILSGCQSLRDLQRFAIHHHAVLTEAPGVELRLPPSDSSFRYFFH
- a CDS encoding IS256 family transposase, whose protein sequence is MTLTHSGASELALLMEGTTACDLIPEIVRRGFQDLLEAEVSAAIGAQLHERRPDERATHRSGYRERVLTTQVGDLTLAIPKLRQGSVFPNWLEPRRRVDKALYAVVMEAYTGGISTRKVDALVEALGGASGISKSEVSRICAGLDEQVKAFLGRPLDHARFPYVYLDATYLPGRLGRNLQVVSRAVVVAIGINALGYREVLGIAVGDSEAEGFWRQFLGSLKERGLNGTRLVISDAHLGLTAAIKRMFQGCCWQRCRVHFLRNLLSHVPKAGQDMVAAAMKAVFVIQAPDQVRAHWQRVTEMLRKQFPSAVPVMEAARDDVLAFLHFPQTHWRKIWSNRRNGSWSVVASSLRPPWPRFQSQKSRWSSPMVMRQIRRLQPSTESHQHLADSIQNSTIVELHIQRSGFKVDERS
- a CDS encoding GNAT family N-acetyltransferase, producing MIYFFFKAICDRIIALIALLLLAPMLLAVALLVLVNLGSPVLFHQQRIGYRGKAFWLVKFRSMTDDRDSSGALLADTYRLKPFGCWLRSTSLDELPELWNVLKGEMSLVGPRPLLMRYLPFFSERELSRFKVLPGMTGYAQVQGRNLCGWDQRLAADVKYAVGYNLWIDLRILLKTAFVVTRGHGVLVDPSLSMKDLDTERAHSLHVKQVPSSKIISAGKLIQSEISDEIKDATILSAVNFPFFLKQVLLKESKLMGVFRGQEMLAAICYIVHDAFFHVNYFAVLHSERSKGIGKKLINYLKFLSGGLAVTLHVDSRNHDAIRFYSRNGFREVSRQSTCILSAHGSGRNSLEDYIQIINSEQYKVYGISHSIIDGIKVGIIDGRFVNLPSDAPPRVLEKCLMLPDYLKIRCPVSIFKSLLNERPAFVNVCATYDIILMQWTPFAGS
- a CDS encoding IS5 family transposase (programmed frameshift) — protein: MGGKQLGFLDYELTTAKKQTKREKFLSEMEVVVPWQALIDLIEPHYPKTSKKGGRPPYPLATMLRIHLLQQWYSLSDPAMEEALIEVPTMRRFAGIELISDRIPDETTILTFRHLLEKHDLGQQIFETVKAHLSTRGMTMRQGTIVDATLIAAPSSTKNKEGKRDPEMHQTKKGNQWYFGMKVHIGVDKDSGLIHSVVATAANVHDLTPTAELLHGDEEVVYGDAGYQGITKRPEMAGHSAVFRVAMRPGKRRALPYTPEGRLEDLIEAAKAHVRAKVEHPFRVIKQQFGFQKTRLRGLAKNRCKINVMAALTNLFLARGHLLAAA